In Spinacia oleracea cultivar Varoflay chromosome 5, BTI_SOV_V1, whole genome shotgun sequence, a single window of DNA contains:
- the LOC110778683 gene encoding uncharacterized protein At1g76070 has product MDKEKENKPKSLFLKFLPKAASAVSFQNPHFSPGRDHHHHNHHANHHNNHQYSSKLKTHAHKGFSGPINYSVLPDEAREKPKKDGSFEAHEPTSPKVSCMGQIKYKHTKNKLRKIASKNNNNSLIFDNDLKKKTTKSSAISKFFNISKKKSMGYPSEEHGKEGRRATLDNNNSKKKTNVPSLGMMNKFASGRESLASFDWTAQIAPIDHDRDYYSDDDQERRRDDDSDDEEEREVIIPYSAPMLIGGRSRGGGDDDDGDDNVMRTRKEVNLWKRRTMAPPPPLALNSKVRS; this is encoded by the coding sequence ATGGACaaggaaaaggaaaacaaaCCCAAGAGTTTATTTCTCAAGTTCTTGCCAAAAGCAGCTTCAGCCGTAAGTTTTCAAAACCCTCATTTTAGTCCTGGAAGAGATCACCACCACCATAACCACCACGccaaccaccacaacaaccaccAATATTCCTCCAAGCTTAAGACACATGCACACAAAGGCTTCTCCGGCCCAATCAACTACTCGGTTTTACCTGACGAGGCCCGAGAAAAGCCCAAAAAAGATGGGAGCTTTGAAGCCCATGAGCCCACCTCACCAAAGGTCTCTTGCATGGGACAGATCAAGTACAAGCACACGAAAAACAAGCTAAGAAAAATAGcttctaaaaataataataattcattaatttTCGATAATGATCTTAAAAAGAAAACTACGAAATCATCGGCCATCAGCAAGTTTTTCAACATATCAAAGAAGAAATCAATGGGTTATCCAAGTGAGGAACATGGTAAGGAAGGTAGGAGAGCCACACTGGATAATAACAATAGTAAGAAGAAGACGAATGTTCCTTCTTTAGGAATGATGAACAAGTTTGCAAGTGGAAGGGAAAGCTTAGCTAGTTTCGATTGGACGGCTCAGATCGCGCCAATAGATCATGATCGAGATTACTATTCTGATGATGAtcaagagagaagaagagatgatgatagtgatgatgaagaagagagGGAGGTAATTATCCCCTACTCTGCGCCTATGTTAATAGGTGGGAGATCAAGAGGtggtggtgatgatgatgatggtgatgataatgTGATGAGAACAAGGAAAGAAGTTAATCTTTGGAAGAGAAGAACTATGGCTCCACCTCCTCCACTTGCTTTGAATTCCAAGGTTAGATCATGA